The sequence ATTTGTTAAAAAACGGAGCGACCTATCCGTTGAGATAATAATTCTAAGGCAGCGCAACCTGCCAAAGAGTTCCCTGATTTATTTAATTCAGGTGACCATACCGCTACAGTAAAAGCATTAGGCACAACACAAATGATACCGCCACCAACACCTGATTTACCCGGCATACCGATACGAAAAGCAAATTCACCAGAGCCATCATACATACCACAAGTCATCATAAGGGCGTTAATTTGTCGAGCTTGGATTGGTGTGATGATCTGCTCCTTATTTAATAATCGTCCATTATTGGCTAAATAATTAAAACATTGGGCTAATTCCACACAATTCATGCTTAGTGAACAATAATGAAAATAAGTTTCTAATACTGCTAAAACATCACTCTTAAAATTACCAAAAGATTTCATTAAATAGGCAATTGCTGCATTGCGACTCGCATGCTCCATTTCCGAGCGCGCCACTTGGTTATCATAACCAATATCCATTTGACCGGTAAGTGAGCGAACAAATTCTAACATTCGTTGCTTAGGGGTGCTGAATCGAAACTGCAACATATCAGTGATGATAATAGCCCCGGCATTAATAAAAGGATTCCTTGGTATGCCCTTTTCCATTTCTAACTGTACCAATGAATTAAAAGGTAGTCCTGACGGTTCCTTACCAACCCGACACCAAATTTCATCTTCGCGGTAGCGAGTCATAGCTAAGGTAAGGCCAAGGACTTTAGAAATTGACTGAATAGAAAAACGCTCATATGCATCACCGGCCGAAAATATCTCTCCTTCGACAGTACAAACAGCCATAGCCAAATGGTGATTCGGTACTTCTGCTAACGCTGGGATATAATTTGCTAATTTTCCTTGTCCGATCAAAGCACGGACCTGCTGTAAAATATCTATGAGTAAGGTATTAGAAAGTGTTGTGTTTAAAGTTTTCATGTCTTAATACTATCCGATATTATTTTTATTTCCTATAAATTACCATGATAAAAATATAATCTATTTATCAGGTTAACTTTTATCTATTTTCTCTTGATGCTTAAATTTCACCCAATTGATGATTAAAAAATTTAATTAATTCCAAAACTCATAATTATCAAGTGCCTATTATACGGCAAAATATCACCTAGTTAAGTTAAAGAGCAAAAGCTTCTATCATTAATTATAATTTAAAAACATAATAAAATTTTAACTTATAATGCAAAACATAACCACCTATTATTAAACATCAGAAAAATTAATTAATAATTTTAACGAATTCCATGTAAAAATAGATAGTTAATTAAATACTAACTGATTATTTTTTTAGCCTATATTATAAGCATGCTAAATTTAACCATTTGAAAATATATTAATATTTTTTATATATGTATAATGGATAGAATGGCAGACATCATTTTGATTGATTCAAAGTTTTAAAAAATATATTGTTGTAATAAAGACAATATTTATTACTTAAAATAAAGAGACTAAAATAGTTATTTATTTTTTTATTCAATGAGTTAATATAAATCTAATTTTATCATCATTTATTATGATGAATTAAAAAATAAGATAGCGTAATATTTGCCAACTTTGTAATGAACCATCTGTAATTTAAAGTTATAAAAATACATTTAAAATTGCTAAATATTTCATTTGCTTTTTCTTTAATTGATACTAAGCAAAAAATAAATAACTGCTAATCTTTAAAAATATAGTTTTATAGTGAAATAATCTATTGATAAACTTATCTACACCAAAAAAGTAATCGTTAGATGTGGATTAAATAATCCCTTATATTTATTCTTCGGTTAGACAAATTAAAGATGCCAAAGACACTTAGTAACAATAATCTGTCTAATAATATTTTAAACAGATTAATCCCACCAAATATCAAATAATTCCGATGTAACCACCTTTTTCATACCTTGATTTTTTAACCACTCTTCGACTAATTTACGATGCTCTTCTGTACATTTGCCAGTTTTTTCCATACAGATTAATCCTTCCCAATCTAAATAACCACTGGCGTCCATCGCTAAACCATTAGGCTGAATAAGCTCTATAATAAAGGTATCAACCATACTATCAATCTTATCAACCGGTGTTTTAGCAGGAAAAGACCATTTTACTGAGAAACCGACCTCCTGAAATTCGTCTATATGTAGTTTTTTACGTAAACGACGGCTACGTTGCTTAGACATTATTTTATCCTCTCAAACATAAGATCAAATACACCATGACCTAATTGTTGGCCACGCTTTTCAAATTTAGTCACTGGTCGCGAAGCGGGGCGCTCAACATAATCGCCTGCAACTGACAAATTTCGATAATTACTGATTTCGCGCATTACATTTAACATATGCTCGGCATAAGGCTGCCAGTCGGTTGCCATATGAAATATACCGCCTAACTCTAATTTATGTAAAACAAGCTCAGCAAAAGGTTGCTGCACAATTCGACGCTTATTATGCCTTACTTTGTGCCAGGGATCCGGGAAAAAAAGTTGCACCATATTTAACGAATCATCTGGTA is a genomic window of Arsenophonus apicola containing:
- a CDS encoding YggL family protein — encoded protein: MSKQRSRRLRKKLHIDEFQEVGFSVKWSFPAKTPVDKIDSMVDTFIIELIQPNGLAMDASGYLDWEGLICMEKTGKCTEEHRKLVEEWLKNQGMKKVVTSELFDIWWD
- the glsB gene encoding glutaminase B encodes the protein MKTLNTTLSNTLLIDILQQVRALIGQGKLANYIPALAEVPNHHLAMAVCTVEGEIFSAGDAYERFSIQSISKVLGLTLAMTRYREDEIWCRVGKEPSGLPFNSLVQLEMEKGIPRNPFINAGAIIITDMLQFRFSTPKQRMLEFVRSLTGQMDIGYDNQVARSEMEHASRNAAIAYLMKSFGNFKSDVLAVLETYFHYCSLSMNCVELAQCFNYLANNGRLLNKEQIITPIQARQINALMMTCGMYDGSGEFAFRIGMPGKSGVGGGIICVVPNAFTVAVWSPELNKSGNSLAGCAALELLSQRIGRSVF